From Pleurocapsa sp. PCC 7319:
CGATATCACCTCGTTTTGGCTTTACTCTAGACATAGGCTAGCAGCATCATCAGTCAATTCTTGTAATTCACGATCACTCTGATAAACCTCTTGATATAATTCAGAGCTTTTCCTGATTTCTTCTTCGAGCAACTCTTTTTTCAACTTAGCGACTATGTAATTGATTTCTGGCTATGGCGAGGCAACCCCGCCATTCCTCTCGCTCAGGATTATGAAATAATATATATCTTGTTTAAAAACACAAGAGCTTAAACAAAAGTTGTGTTTTCACTTCTACTTGAAACTTGAGGAGCTAAATTGAACCTAAAATTTTTCCAACGAGAGTGGTTTTTTAATACCAGACAAGACCTTTTAGCAGGAGCAGTAGTAGGATTGGCATTGATTCCAGAAGCGATCGCTTTTTCGATTATTGCTGGAGTTGATCCAAAAGTAGGGCTTTATACTTCGTTTATTATTGCTGTGATGACGGCTTTTTTGGGCGGAAGACCAGGATCGATTTCTGCTGCAACGGGAGCAATGGCGTTGCTGATGATCGATTTAGTAAAAGATCATGGTTTGCAGTATCTTTTGGCAGCCACTTTTTTAACGGGAATAATACAGGTACTATTTGGAATACTAAAACTAGGTCGCCAAATGAAATATGTACCAAGAGCGGTGATGATTGGGTATATCAATGCTTTAGCGGTGCTAATTTTTTTGGCTCAGTTGCCCCAACTTACTAATGTCCCTGTTACGGTTTATATCTTAACGCTGCTTTCGTTGGCAATTATTTATATTTTGCCTCGCTTTACTCAAGTTGTTCCTTCTCCCCTGGTAGCCTTAGCCGTAATGACTATAGCAGCGATCGCCCTAAAGCTGGAAGTTCCCACCGTGGGAGATATGGGGGAATTACCCGCCACACTACCTATATTTGCGTTACCACAAGTGCCATTCAATCTAGAAACCTTACAGATTATCTTTCCTTATTCTTTAACAATGGCGATCGTCGGTTTATTAGCTTCTTTTCTAACTGCTGCTTTAGTTGATGACTTAACTGATACTCCAAGTGATAAAAATCAAGAAGCTAAAGGGCAAGGTATTGCCAACATAGTGACCGCTTTTTTTGGCGGGATGGCAGGTTGTGGCATGATTGGACAATCGGTGATCAACGTACAATCGGGTGGTCGAGGTAGATTATCAACTCTTTCAGCGGGGGTTTTTCTGCTGTTTGCTATTTTGGTATTACAAGATTGGGTTAAAGAAATGCCAATGGCTGCACTGGTGGCAGTGATGATTATGGTTTCTATTGGCACATTCAGTTGGTCATCTTTTAAAAATATGTCCCGCATTCCGCGTACTGAAACAGCGGTGATGTTAACTACTATGTTTGTTATTATTTTTACTCGTAATTTTGCTTTGGGTGTGGCAACGGGAATTGTAATGAGTACGGTGTTCTTCTCTCGTAAGATTGCTTTGCTCGTGTTTGTGAATAAAACTTTGAGTGATGATGGTGCTCACCGTATTTATAAAGTAGCTGGTCAAATTTTCTTTTTATCCAAAGAAGAGTTTCTCCGCTCCTTTGATTTTAGGGAACTAGTCGAGCGTGTCACTATCGATCTAACTCAGGCTCATCTTTGGGATCAGGGGGCAGTAGAAACCGTTGACAAAGTGGTGAGTAAATTTCGTCGTAATGGTGTAGAAGTTCAGGTAGTCGGTTTAAATGAAGCCAGTGCGACTCTATTCAATAGATTGGCAGATAATAAAGAATCCGTAGTTATTGAGAATTAAGACTTTTAATCATATCTTTACTTTTAAACATGAAAAAAATTTTACTTTGTAGTGATGGCTCGGCTTTTGCGGATAATACCTACCGTTATGGTGCATGGTTTGCCACGAACCTAAAAGCAGAAGAAGTAGATGTTCTCTGTGTGACTGATGTTCGAGGTCAACAAGCAATTTCCCAACAAAACTTAAGTGGTAGTATTGGCATTGATGCCTCAAAAAATTTGCTCAATCGCTTAGTGGAATTGGAACATGAAAAAGCTAAGATTAATCATCAACGGGCGAAATTAGTTTTACAAGAGGCAGCCAAAACCCTTAAGGCAGAAGGAGTAGAACGGATCAACCTTCTCCACGAAACAGGTTTTCTGGTAGATTGTTTGGCGAAATTTGAAGCTAGTTGCGATCTGATCGTATTAGGAAAGCGAGGTGAAGCTGCCGAGTTTGCTTCGGGACACTTAGGAGCAAACCTAGAAAGGATCGTTCGTAGTAGCTATAAACCCTGCTTAGTAACTTCACGTCAGTTCAAACCGATTAAACGGGTGTTGATTGCTTATGATGGTAGTCGTAGTAGCGATAAAATTCTTCGATTTATCGCAGATTCATCTGTTTTTGAGGGTTTGGAATTACATATCGTTACCGTTGCTAAGAACGCAGTAGAACAAACAGCGATCGCCCGACTTGAATCAGCCAAGAAATTGGCACAACAGGCTGGATTTGAACCAGTTTGTTCTGTAATCGAAGGACATTCTGAAAAAGCGATCTCGAACTATGTTACCGAGCAAGACATTAGTTTATTACTTATGGGAGCTTACGGACATAGTCGAATTCGCCATCTGGTAATTGGTAGTACGACGGCTCAAATGCTACGCAGCAGTCATATTCCAGTTTTATTATTTCGATGATGAGCGTGAGGCGAGCTTTCATTTTATTGGTAATAAATTTATGAATTCTCGATTGAAAACATATTTTCAACTAAGTCGAGCTACCAGAATAATTATCCAGAAAATTAAGACTGAATTAAGGCAAAAATCAGCTAACTTAAGTTTATTGCCCCATTTCCCTAAGTCCCAACTTCCCTAACATTTAAAATCGTTAACTTATTTGACTATAGTCCGACGTTATGAGGACTTAGTGGTGGGAGGATGTCAATGAGAGTTGAGCAATTTAGAGTTAGATTTGCCATACTAGAAAGTATTAAGAGTTAAGCTCCTTGCCCTCAGTAATTGGCAAGAAACATCATAGTCATGAAATCGACAACGAGAATTCTACTAGGAATAGTCCTCACTCTTGGAGGAATATTCGTTTTGGTTCAACCAACAGTAGCTATTTCTCCTATCAAGCAGCAACAGATAAGTAAATCTAGTCAGCAGAATATCCATAAGTTGTTCGATAGAGGTGTCAAGAAAACTCAGCATGGCGATTACCAAGGTGCGATTGCTGACTTTAATCAAGTTATCGCCTTGAACCCTCAATATTTAGAAGCTTATTGCAATCGAGGTATGGCTCACTATGGCTTAGGTAATTTTCAACAAGCGATTGCAGAGTTCAATCTAGCATTAGAGTTAGCACCGCGTCATGCTGATGCTTATAATAAACGTGCAATTGTTTTGGCAGAACAGGGCAATTTTGAGCAAGCACTGAAAGATTTTGCTCAAGCCTTGAAGTTCGATGCTAGTTTTATTGATGCTTACTACAATCGAGGTAAAGCACGTACCGAAATTGGCAATTATCAAGGCGCGATCGCAGATTATGATATAGCGATTAAGCTCGATCCTAATTTGGCAGAAGCCTATGGAAATAGAGGATTCTTACGCGCTCAGTTAGGAGATAAGCAACAGGGGTTAAAAGATTTACGGCACGCAGCCCAACTTTTTTTAGCTGCGGATAATCTAGCTGGGTATCAGCAAACCCTGACTTTTATTGAAATGATTAAACAGTAGAGATTATCAAAAAAAGTTGTATTAGGACAAGTTTATTTGATTGCTCGTAAGTAACAAGTAATAAGTAATAAGTAATGAGTGTCCTAATGTAATTCCGTATTGCTATACCTGTAAGACTAGCTACTTTTTATGATTTTTTGGGAATTCTAAGAGAAAGATAATTTTTTTAATTAGATTAATTATTCTTCTTTAGATTTTCAAGAAAGTGAGTTGATAAATATGAATTCTTTTGTATCGATCCTGTTATCAGTGGTAATTGTCTTTTTGTTGCTGACTTTTACTATTTTTA
This genomic window contains:
- a CDS encoding SulP family inorganic anion transporter, producing the protein MNLKFFQREWFFNTRQDLLAGAVVGLALIPEAIAFSIIAGVDPKVGLYTSFIIAVMTAFLGGRPGSISAATGAMALLMIDLVKDHGLQYLLAATFLTGIIQVLFGILKLGRQMKYVPRAVMIGYINALAVLIFLAQLPQLTNVPVTVYILTLLSLAIIYILPRFTQVVPSPLVALAVMTIAAIALKLEVPTVGDMGELPATLPIFALPQVPFNLETLQIIFPYSLTMAIVGLLASFLTAALVDDLTDTPSDKNQEAKGQGIANIVTAFFGGMAGCGMIGQSVINVQSGGRGRLSTLSAGVFLLFAILVLQDWVKEMPMAALVAVMIMVSIGTFSWSSFKNMSRIPRTETAVMLTTMFVIIFTRNFALGVATGIVMSTVFFSRKIALLVFVNKTLSDDGAHRIYKVAGQIFFLSKEEFLRSFDFRELVERVTIDLTQAHLWDQGAVETVDKVVSKFRRNGVEVQVVGLNEASATLFNRLADNKESVVIEN
- a CDS encoding universal stress protein; translation: MKKILLCSDGSAFADNTYRYGAWFATNLKAEEVDVLCVTDVRGQQAISQQNLSGSIGIDASKNLLNRLVELEHEKAKINHQRAKLVLQEAAKTLKAEGVERINLLHETGFLVDCLAKFEASCDLIVLGKRGEAAEFASGHLGANLERIVRSSYKPCLVTSRQFKPIKRVLIAYDGSRSSDKILRFIADSSVFEGLELHIVTVAKNAVEQTAIARLESAKKLAQQAGFEPVCSVIEGHSEKAISNYVTEQDISLLLMGAYGHSRIRHLVIGSTTAQMLRSSHIPVLLFR
- a CDS encoding tetratricopeptide repeat protein gives rise to the protein MKSTTRILLGIVLTLGGIFVLVQPTVAISPIKQQQISKSSQQNIHKLFDRGVKKTQHGDYQGAIADFNQVIALNPQYLEAYCNRGMAHYGLGNFQQAIAEFNLALELAPRHADAYNKRAIVLAEQGNFEQALKDFAQALKFDASFIDAYYNRGKARTEIGNYQGAIADYDIAIKLDPNLAEAYGNRGFLRAQLGDKQQGLKDLRHAAQLFLAADNLAGYQQTLTFIEMIKQ